In the Klebsiella aerogenes KCTC 2190 genome, one interval contains:
- the ptrA gene encoding pitrilysin, with protein MPRSLWFKVLVVVVALWAPLSQADTGWQPIQETIRKSEKDPRHYQAIRLQNGMVVLLVSDPQAVKSLSALVVPVGSLQDPADHQGLAHYLEHMTLMGSQKYPQPDSLAEFLKMHGGSHNASTAPYRTAFYLEVENDALNGAVDRLADAIAAPLLDKKYAERERNAVNAELTMARTRDGMRMAQVSAETINPAHPASQFSGGNLDTLSDKPGSPVLDALHAFRDRWYSANLMKAVIYSNKPLPELASIAAATYGRVPNHDISKPEITVPVVTDAQKGIVIHYVPAMPRKVLRVEFRIDNNSAQFRSKTDELVTYMIGNRSPGTLSDWLQKQGLAEGIRADSDPAVNGNSGVLAISATLTDKGLAHRDEVTAAIFSYLNLLRTQGIDKRYFDELAHVLELDFRYPSINRDMDYVEWLADTMIRVPVEHVLDVVNIADRYDAQAIKDRLAMMTPQNARIWYISPNEPHNKTAYFVNAPYQVDKISARTFADWQQKSAAIKLQLPTLNPYIPDDFTLIKSDKAYPHPELIVDEPTLRVVYAPSQYFASEPKADVSLVLRNPQAMDSARRQVMFALNDYLAGIALDQLSNQAAVGGISFSTGANNGLMVNANGYTQRLPQLFTALLDGYFSYTPTEEQLEQAKSWYAQMMDSADKGKAYDQAIMPIQMLSQVPYFERKTRRDLLPSITLKEVINYRDNLKARGRPELLVIGNMSARQSTDLARQIQKQLGADGNEWCRNKDVLIDSKQLAMFEKAGSSTDSALAAVFAPPNVDEYSSMAASSLLGQIIQPWFYNQLRTEEQLGYAVFAFSMNVGRQWGMGFLLQSSDKQPAFLWQRFQAFFPTAEAKLRAMKPEEFAQIQQAAISQMLQAPQTLSEEASKLSKDFDRGNMRFDSRDKVVAQMKLLTPQKLADFFHQTVVDPQGMALLSQVSGSQNGKTEYAAPEGGKVWESVSALQKSLPLMRENE; from the coding sequence ATGCCCCGCAGTTTATGGTTCAAAGTTCTTGTTGTAGTGGTCGCCCTTTGGGCGCCGTTAAGTCAGGCAGACACCGGATGGCAACCGATTCAGGAAACCATCCGTAAAAGCGAAAAAGATCCCCGTCACTATCAGGCTATTCGCCTGCAAAACGGCATGGTCGTGCTGCTGGTATCCGATCCGCAGGCGGTAAAATCGTTGTCGGCGCTGGTGGTGCCGGTGGGTTCATTACAGGATCCGGCCGACCATCAAGGGCTGGCGCACTATCTCGAGCATATGACCTTAATGGGCTCGCAGAAGTACCCGCAGCCTGACAGCCTTGCTGAATTCCTCAAAATGCACGGCGGCAGTCATAATGCCAGCACGGCGCCGTATCGCACCGCCTTCTACCTTGAAGTGGAAAACGATGCTCTCAACGGCGCTGTCGATCGGCTGGCCGATGCCATTGCCGCGCCGCTGCTGGATAAAAAATATGCCGAACGCGAACGTAACGCGGTCAACGCCGAATTGACTATGGCGCGCACCCGGGACGGGATGCGCATGGCGCAGGTGAGCGCCGAAACCATCAACCCTGCGCATCCGGCTTCACAATTTTCCGGCGGTAACCTCGATACGCTGAGCGACAAGCCTGGTAGCCCGGTGCTTGATGCGCTACACGCTTTCCGCGACCGCTGGTACTCGGCAAACCTGATGAAGGCAGTTATCTACAGCAATAAGCCGCTGCCTGAGTTGGCAAGCATTGCCGCCGCGACCTACGGGCGGGTGCCAAACCACGACATCAGCAAGCCGGAAATTACCGTACCGGTCGTGACCGATGCGCAGAAGGGCATTGTGATTCACTACGTGCCGGCGATGCCGCGTAAGGTGCTGCGCGTTGAATTCCGCATCGATAACAACAGCGCTCAGTTCCGCAGCAAGACCGATGAGCTGGTGACCTATATGATTGGCAACCGCAGCCCCGGCACCTTATCCGACTGGCTGCAGAAGCAGGGGCTGGCGGAAGGGATTCGCGCGGATTCCGATCCGGCGGTCAACGGTAATAGCGGCGTGCTGGCGATCTCCGCTACCCTCACCGATAAAGGCCTGGCGCACCGCGATGAAGTTACCGCCGCTATTTTCAGCTACCTGAATTTGCTGCGTACACAGGGTATTGATAAGCGCTACTTTGATGAATTAGCCCACGTGCTGGAGCTCGATTTCCGTTATCCGTCGATTAACCGCGATATGGATTATGTGGAGTGGCTGGCCGATACCATGATTCGCGTGCCGGTAGAGCACGTACTGGACGTGGTTAATATCGCCGACCGCTATGATGCCCAGGCGATCAAAGACCGTCTGGCGATGATGACGCCGCAAAATGCGCGTATCTGGTACATCAGCCCGAATGAGCCGCACAACAAAACCGCTTATTTCGTCAACGCGCCGTACCAGGTCGATAAAATTAGCGCCCGGACCTTCGCCGACTGGCAGCAAAAATCTGCTGCCATCAAGCTGCAGCTGCCGACGCTGAACCCGTATATTCCGGATGATTTTACGCTGATTAAGAGCGATAAGGCCTACCCGCATCCGGAGCTTATCGTCGATGAGCCGACGCTGCGCGTGGTGTATGCCCCCAGCCAGTACTTTGCCAGTGAACCAAAGGCCGACGTCTCGCTGGTGCTACGTAACCCGCAGGCGATGGACAGCGCGCGCCGTCAGGTGATGTTCGCGTTGAATGATTACCTGGCCGGTATCGCCCTCGATCAACTTAGCAATCAGGCCGCGGTAGGCGGGATAAGCTTCTCGACCGGCGCCAACAACGGTCTGATGGTTAATGCCAACGGCTATACCCAGCGTCTGCCGCAGCTCTTTACCGCGCTGCTGGACGGCTACTTTAGCTATACGCCGACCGAAGAGCAGCTTGAGCAAGCGAAGTCCTGGTATGCCCAGATGATGGATTCGGCGGACAAAGGCAAAGCCTATGACCAGGCGATTATGCCGATTCAGATGCTGTCGCAGGTACCCTATTTTGAGCGTAAAACTCGTCGCGATTTACTACCGTCAATCACCCTGAAAGAGGTGATCAACTACCGCGATAACCTGAAAGCAAGAGGGCGGCCGGAGCTGCTGGTCATCGGTAACATGAGCGCCAGACAGTCCACCGATCTGGCCCGCCAGATCCAAAAACAGCTTGGCGCCGATGGCAACGAGTGGTGTCGCAACAAAGACGTGCTGATCGACAGCAAACAGCTGGCGATGTTTGAGAAAGCAGGCAGCAGCACCGACTCCGCGCTGGCGGCGGTTTTCGCGCCGCCAAACGTCGATGAATACAGCAGCATGGCCGCCAGTTCGCTGTTAGGGCAGATTATTCAGCCCTGGTTCTACAACCAGTTACGTACTGAAGAACAACTCGGCTATGCGGTATTCGCCTTCTCAATGAATGTGGGCCGCCAGTGGGGGATGGGCTTCCTGCTACAGAGCAGCGATAAACAGCCGGCCTTCCTCTGGCAGCGCTTCCAGGCCTTCTTCCCGACGGCGGAAGCCAAACTTCGGGCGATGAAACCGGAAGAGTTTGCCCAGATCCAGCAGGCGGCGATTAGCCAGATGCTGCAGGCGCCGCAAACGTTGAGCGAAGAAGCATCAAAGCTGAGCAAAGATTTCGATCGCGGTAATATGCGCTTCGATTCACGTGATAAAGTAGTGGCTCAGATGAAACTGCTGACGCCGCAAAAACTTGCCGACTTCTTCCATCAGACGGTGGTGGATCCGCAAGGCATGGCACTGTTATCCCAGGTTTCCGGCAGCCAGAACGGCAAGACGGAATACGCCGCCCCTGAAGGCGGTAAGGTATGGGAAAGCGTCAGCGCATTGCAAAAATCCTTACCCCTGATGCGAGAGAATGAATGA
- the recC gene encoding exodeoxyribonuclease V subunit gamma, whose protein sequence is MLRVYHSNRLDVLEALMEFIVERQRLDDPFMPEMVLVQSTGMAQWLQMTLAKRFGIAANIEFPLPASFIWDMFVRVLDDIPGESAFSKQSMSWKLMTLLPQYLDDDAFTLLRHYLSDDSDKRKLFQLAARVADLYDQYLVYRPEWLMRWEADERVDGLGDAQQWQAPLWKALVEYTAELGQPLWHRANLYQRFISALENADQPPAGLPSRVFICGISALPPVYLQALQALGKHVDVYVLFTNPCRYYWGDIKDPAFLAKLMSRQRRHHREARELPLFRDTEQAPGLFNDDGEQDVGNPLLASWGKLGRDYIYLLAGLERYEELDAFVDIAPDNLLHNLQADILDLRNAAVAGRTAQEFASSKSKRPLATDDRSLAIHVCHSPQREVEVLHDRLLAMLEEDPELTPRDIIVMVADIDSYSPYIQAVFGAARGERWLPWAISDRRARESHPALQAFITLLSLPDSRFASEDVLALLDVPVLAARFNINEEGLRYLRQWVNESGVRWGMDDDNVREMDLPATGQHTWRFGLTRMLLGYAMDSSQGEWQSVLPYDESSGLIAELVGNLASLLMQLNLWRRGLAQDRPLTEWLPVCRDLLTDFFLPDSETEAALALIEQQWQAIIDGGLDAQYGAAVPLSLLRDELAQRLDQQRISQRFLAGPVNICTLMPMRSIPFKVVCLLGMNDGVYPRTLAPLGFDLMSQKPQRGDRSRRDDDRYLFLEALMSAEQKLYISYIGRSIQDNSERYPSVLVQELADYIGQSHCLEGDEVLDCDASERRVKEHITHLHTRMPFDAANYLPDEDQSYAREWLAAASQQGEAHSEFIQPLAPLDIDTLPFEQLLRFWQHPVRAFFQQRLRVNFRSEESEIPEDEPFVLEGLSRYQLNQQLLNTLIEQQDASAMYRRFRAAGELPYGAFGELAWEAQRQEMQNLAERVIASRQPAQSMEIDLQCNGINLTGWLQQVQPDGLLRWRPSLLSVSQGVQLWLEHLVYCASGGLGESRLFVRKEGEWRFPPLAAEQAQAYLNELVEGYLQGMSKPLLLLPESGGAWLKACYDAEKDVMLMDDDTQQKARSKFLQAYEGNMVVSGEGADIWYQRLWRTLEPAYYEEIIAQAQRYLLPIFRFHQSE, encoded by the coding sequence ATGTTAAGGGTGTACCACTCAAACCGTCTGGATGTACTTGAAGCGTTGATGGAGTTTATCGTCGAGCGCCAGCGGCTGGATGACCCTTTCATGCCGGAAATGGTGCTGGTGCAAAGTACCGGTATGGCGCAATGGCTACAAATGACGCTGGCAAAGCGCTTCGGTATTGCGGCGAATATCGAGTTTCCGCTGCCGGCCAGCTTTATCTGGGATATGTTCGTTCGCGTGCTAGACGATATTCCCGGCGAGAGCGCCTTCAGTAAACAGAGCATGAGCTGGAAGCTAATGACTCTACTACCGCAGTATCTCGACGATGACGCCTTCACATTGCTGCGCCACTATCTGAGCGATGACAGCGACAAGCGTAAGCTATTCCAGCTAGCCGCGCGGGTAGCCGATCTGTATGACCAGTATCTGGTCTATCGCCCGGAGTGGCTGATGCGCTGGGAGGCCGATGAACGGGTTGACGGGCTGGGCGACGCTCAGCAGTGGCAGGCTCCGCTGTGGAAAGCGTTAGTCGAATACACCGCGGAGCTTGGGCAACCGCTGTGGCACCGCGCTAATCTGTACCAGCGCTTTATCAGCGCGCTGGAAAATGCTGACCAGCCGCCAGCCGGGCTGCCGTCGCGGGTCTTTATCTGTGGCATCTCCGCGCTGCCGCCGGTGTATTTGCAGGCCCTGCAGGCGCTGGGCAAGCACGTCGATGTCTATGTACTCTTCACTAACCCCTGTCGCTACTACTGGGGCGATATTAAAGATCCGGCGTTTCTTGCCAAACTGATGTCGCGCCAGCGCCGCCACCACCGCGAGGCGCGCGAGCTGCCGCTGTTCCGCGACACTGAACAGGCGCCGGGGTTGTTTAATGATGATGGCGAGCAGGATGTTGGCAACCCGCTGCTGGCCTCGTGGGGCAAGCTCGGGCGCGATTATATCTATCTGCTGGCCGGGCTGGAGCGCTATGAAGAGCTGGACGCCTTTGTCGATATCGCCCCCGATAACCTGCTGCATAACCTTCAGGCCGATATTCTGGATCTGCGCAACGCCGCGGTGGCAGGGCGCACCGCGCAAGAGTTCGCCAGCAGTAAGAGCAAGCGTCCGCTGGCGACTGACGACCGCAGCCTGGCTATCCACGTCTGCCATAGCCCGCAACGCGAAGTGGAAGTGCTGCATGACCGGCTGCTGGCGATGCTGGAAGAAGACCCGGAGCTGACGCCGCGCGATATTATCGTGATGGTCGCCGATATCGACAGCTACAGTCCCTATATTCAGGCGGTATTCGGCGCAGCGCGCGGCGAACGCTGGCTGCCGTGGGCGATTTCCGACCGTCGGGCGCGGGAATCGCACCCGGCGCTACAGGCGTTTATCACGTTGCTTTCTCTGCCGGATAGCCGTTTCGCCAGTGAAGATGTGCTGGCGCTGCTGGATGTACCAGTGCTGGCGGCGCGCTTCAATATCAATGAAGAGGGGCTACGCTATCTGCGCCAGTGGGTCAATGAATCCGGCGTACGATGGGGTATGGATGACGACAACGTGCGCGAAATGGATCTCCCGGCGACCGGTCAGCACACCTGGCGTTTCGGTTTAACACGTATGCTGCTGGGATATGCGATGGACAGCAGCCAGGGCGAGTGGCAGTCGGTGCTGCCCTATGATGAATCCAGCGGGCTGATTGCCGAACTGGTGGGGAATCTCGCTTCGCTGCTGATGCAGCTCAATCTGTGGCGCCGCGGTCTGGCACAGGATCGCCCGCTGACAGAGTGGCTGCCGGTGTGCCGCGATCTGCTCACGGATTTCTTCCTGCCAGACAGTGAAACCGAAGCGGCGCTGGCGCTGATTGAACAGCAATGGCAAGCCATCATCGATGGCGGGCTGGATGCGCAGTACGGGGCTGCCGTGCCGCTATCGCTGCTGCGCGATGAGCTGGCGCAGCGCCTCGATCAGCAGCGCATCAGCCAGCGTTTCCTGGCCGGGCCGGTGAATATCTGCACCCTGATGCCGATGCGTTCTATTCCCTTCAAAGTTGTCTGCCTGCTGGGGATGAACGACGGCGTCTACCCACGCACCCTCGCGCCGCTGGGTTTCGATTTAATGAGCCAAAAACCGCAGCGCGGCGACCGTAGCCGTCGCGACGACGACCGCTATCTGTTCCTGGAAGCGCTGATGTCGGCAGAACAGAAGCTATACATCAGCTATATCGGCCGCTCTATTCAGGATAATAGCGAGCGTTATCCTTCGGTGCTGGTACAGGAACTGGCGGACTATATCGGTCAGAGCCACTGCCTTGAAGGCGATGAAGTGCTGGACTGCGATGCCAGCGAACGCCGCGTTAAAGAGCACATTACCCATCTGCATACGCGCATGCCTTTTGATGCCGCCAATTACCTGCCGGATGAAGATCAGAGCTATGCAAGAGAGTGGCTGGCCGCCGCCAGCCAGCAGGGAGAGGCGCATAGTGAATTTATCCAGCCGCTTGCGCCGCTCGATATCGACACGCTGCCGTTCGAACAGCTGTTACGCTTTTGGCAGCATCCAGTGCGCGCTTTCTTCCAGCAGCGTTTGCGGGTGAATTTCCGCTCTGAAGAGAGCGAGATCCCCGAAGATGAGCCTTTCGTGCTTGAAGGGCTAAGCCGTTACCAGTTGAACCAACAGTTGCTGAATACGCTGATTGAACAGCAGGATGCGTCAGCGATGTATCGTCGTTTTCGTGCGGCGGGGGAGCTGCCCTATGGCGCGTTTGGCGAACTGGCGTGGGAGGCGCAGCGTCAGGAAATGCAGAACCTGGCTGAGCGGGTTATCGCCAGTCGTCAACCCGCGCAAAGTATGGAGATTGACCTACAGTGCAACGGTATCAATCTCACCGGCTGGCTACAGCAGGTACAGCCGGATGGGTTATTGCGCTGGCGTCCATCGCTGCTGAGCGTCTCTCAGGGCGTGCAGCTTTGGCTGGAACATCTTGTCTATTGTGCTAGCGGCGGTCTCGGCGAAAGTCGCTTGTTCGTGCGCAAGGAAGGCGAATGGCGTTTCCCGCCGCTGGCGGCGGAGCAGGCGCAGGCGTATCTGAATGAGCTGGTAGAAGGCTACCTGCAGGGGATGTCAAAACCGCTACTGCTGTTGCCGGAAAGCGGCGGCGCGTGGCTAAAAGCCTGTTATGACGCGGAAAAGGATGTCATGTTAATGGATGACGATACGCAACAAAAAGCGCGTAGCAAGTTCCTTCAGGCCTACGAAGGTAATATGGTGGTGAGCGGCGAAGGTGCCGATATCTGGTACCAGCGCCTGTGGCGCACTCTTGAGCCTGCGTACTATGAAGAGATTATCGCGCAGGCGCAGCGTTATCTGTTGCCGATATTTCGTTTCCATCAGTCCGAATAA
- a CDS encoding prepilin-type N-terminal cleavage/methylation domain-containing protein yields the protein MPDAVARQRGFSLAETLLAMALLIMTITALGGYHRGLASGAAQLNAYRQQWREAWRFSQLIPPAQPSQGQISRLQTSRQSCVSITVTITMPAAKRVQMNRLHCPANQ from the coding sequence ATGCCTGATGCCGTAGCGCGCCAGCGCGGTTTTAGTCTGGCGGAGACATTATTAGCGATGGCGCTGTTAATCATGACCATCACGGCGCTTGGCGGCTATCATCGCGGGCTGGCCAGCGGCGCCGCTCAATTGAACGCCTACCGCCAGCAGTGGCGGGAGGCGTGGCGCTTTAGCCAGCTCATTCCCCCGGCACAGCCCTCGCAAGGGCAAATAAGCCGCTTGCAGACATCCAGGCAAAGTTGTGTCAGCATCACGGTAACGATCACCATGCCCGCCGCTAAGCGGGTGCAGATGAACCGGCTACATTGTCCGGCAAATCAGTAG
- a CDS encoding DUF2509 family protein translates to MKRQRGVSSLLMVLLLLALGSLLLQGLNQQQRSLLAQVSAETQAIRDTAAAQSALQWGKGVNWPLQSAVACQQENSQRWRACLRLFNDDRALLIAGSGTIQLWQSASIEQGKLRYLAHGWSDFCPLKESALCLMP, encoded by the coding sequence GTGAAACGCCAGCGCGGAGTTTCATCACTGCTGATGGTGCTGCTGCTACTGGCGCTGGGCAGCTTGCTATTGCAGGGGCTGAATCAGCAGCAGCGATCGCTGCTGGCGCAGGTGAGCGCCGAAACCCAGGCAATTCGCGATACGGCCGCCGCGCAGTCGGCGCTGCAATGGGGCAAAGGGGTGAACTGGCCGCTGCAGAGCGCAGTTGCGTGTCAACAGGAAAACAGCCAACGCTGGCGCGCGTGTCTGCGGCTTTTTAATGATGACCGCGCGCTGCTTATCGCCGGCAGCGGCACGATACAGCTGTGGCAGTCAGCGTCGATTGAACAGGGCAAGCTGCGGTATTTAGCGCATGGCTGGAGCGACTTTTGCCCGTTGAAGGAGAGTGCGTTATGCCTGATGCCGTAG
- a CDS encoding prepilin peptidase-dependent protein yields the protein MPVAARGFSLIETLIAMAIGAVLLLGAARFLPALQRQVLRQTQQQALENELWQRVYALAKHLQRAGYCAGQCHGQALVIASGGQCVIVRWDGNSNGIWDLAPEADADSTGFRLRDGALETRRGVTDCGGKNWEKMTNPAAITVTRFHVERQAVSGFSPELIVTLAAQAQSDSRISAEAQYQVTGFNL from the coding sequence ATGCCAGTAGCGGCGCGTGGTTTTTCGCTCATTGAAACGCTGATTGCCATGGCGATTGGCGCGGTATTACTGCTCGGAGCCGCTCGTTTCCTTCCGGCGCTACAGCGCCAGGTTCTTCGCCAAACGCAGCAGCAGGCGCTGGAAAATGAGCTATGGCAGCGGGTCTATGCGTTAGCCAAACATTTGCAGCGCGCCGGATATTGCGCAGGTCAATGTCATGGTCAGGCGCTGGTGATTGCCAGCGGCGGGCAGTGCGTAATCGTTCGCTGGGATGGCAACAGCAACGGCATTTGGGATCTGGCGCCGGAGGCCGATGCCGATTCTACCGGTTTTCGCCTGCGCGACGGAGCGCTGGAAACGCGGCGCGGCGTTACTGACTGCGGCGGAAAAAATTGGGAGAAAATGACTAATCCCGCCGCTATCACGGTCACGCGCTTTCACGTTGAGCGGCAGGCGGTAAGCGGGTTCTCTCCTGAACTTATCGTTACCCTGGCGGCGCAGGCGCAATCGGACTCGCGTATTTCCGCCGAGGCGCAATATCAGGTAACGGGGTTCAACCTGTGA
- a CDS encoding prepilin peptidase-dependent protein has translation MNRQHGYTLIEMLITMMLVVILSASGMYGWQRWQQQQRLWQVACQVRDYLVLLRDDANWHNRERVIRVGQSPTGWCLSAIGVEADCHAKTPFTLQPLWPGITLRHLTAGIGFYGLRNSAWAGYILLQSDGGAWRIVVSNWGRIRLCREEEELCQ, from the coding sequence ATGAACAGACAGCATGGCTACACCTTAATTGAAATGCTGATCACCATGATGCTGGTGGTCATCCTCAGCGCCAGCGGTATGTACGGCTGGCAGCGCTGGCAACAGCAACAGCGCCTGTGGCAGGTCGCCTGCCAGGTGCGCGATTATCTCGTGCTGCTGCGCGATGACGCTAACTGGCACAACCGCGAGCGCGTCATTCGCGTCGGACAATCGCCCACCGGCTGGTGCCTGAGCGCAATCGGCGTGGAGGCTGACTGTCACGCGAAAACGCCTTTTACCCTGCAGCCGCTATGGCCGGGAATTACCTTGCGGCACCTGACGGCGGGAATCGGCTTCTACGGCCTGCGCAACAGCGCCTGGGCCGGTTATATTCTGCTGCAAAGCGATGGCGGAGCGTGGCGGATTGTTGTCTCTAACTGGGGGCGCATACGCCTGTGTCGGGAAGAGGAGGAATTATGCCAGTAG
- the thyA gene encoding thymidylate synthase, whose translation MKQYLDLMQKVLAEGTPKNDRTGTGTISIFGHQMRFNLQEGFPLVTTKRCHLRSIIHELLWFLQGDTNIAYLHENNVTIWDEWADENGDLGPVYGKQWRSWPAPDGRHIDQISTVMEQLKNDPDSRRIIVSAWNVGELDKMALAPCHAFFQFYVADGKLSCQLYQRSCDVFLGLPFNIASYALLVHMVAQQCDLQVGDFVWTGGDTHLYSNHLEQTNLQLSREPRPLPKLVIKRKPASIFDYRFEDFEIEGYDPHPGIKAPVAI comes from the coding sequence ATGAAACAGTATCTTGATTTGATGCAGAAAGTGCTCGCCGAGGGCACGCCAAAAAATGACCGCACCGGCACTGGCACCATCTCTATCTTCGGCCACCAGATGCGTTTTAACTTGCAGGAAGGCTTCCCGCTAGTGACCACCAAGCGCTGTCATTTACGCTCCATCATCCATGAACTGCTGTGGTTCCTGCAGGGCGACACCAACATTGCCTATCTGCACGAAAATAACGTCACAATCTGGGATGAGTGGGCGGATGAGAATGGCGATCTCGGGCCGGTCTACGGCAAACAGTGGCGCTCCTGGCCTGCGCCGGACGGCCGCCATATCGACCAGATCAGCACGGTCATGGAACAGCTGAAAAATGACCCCGACTCTCGCCGTATCATCGTGTCGGCATGGAACGTCGGCGAGCTGGATAAAATGGCGCTGGCGCCGTGCCACGCGTTCTTCCAGTTCTACGTCGCGGACGGCAAGCTCTCCTGCCAGCTGTATCAGCGCTCCTGCGACGTGTTCCTCGGCCTGCCGTTCAACATCGCCAGCTATGCGCTGCTGGTGCATATGGTGGCGCAGCAGTGCGATCTGCAAGTGGGCGATTTTGTCTGGACCGGCGGCGACACTCACCTGTACAGCAATCACCTGGAGCAGACCAACCTGCAGCTGAGCCGCGAACCGCGTCCGCTGCCGAAGCTGGTCATTAAGCGCAAACCGGCGTCGATTTTCGACTACCGTTTTGAAGACTTCGAAATTGAAGGTTATGACCCGCATCCGGGTATTAAAGCGCCTGTGGCGATTTAA
- the lgt gene encoding prolipoprotein diacylglyceryl transferase, which yields MNSGYLHFPEFDPVIFSIGPVSLHWYGLMYLVGFVFAMWLATRRANRPGSGWTKNEVENLLYAGFLGVFLGGRIGYVMFYNLPVFLSDPLYLFRVWDGGMSFHGGLIGVILVMIIFAKRTKRTFFQVSDFIAPLIPFGLGAGRLGNFINGELWGRVDPNFHYAMIFPGSRAEDLALLPSHPEWQSLFDTYGALPRHASQLYELALEGVVLFLILNLFIRKPRPTGSVSGLFLIGYGLFRIIVEFFRQPDAQFTGGWVQYISMGQILSIPMVLAGIIMMVWAYRHRPQQQNS from the coding sequence ATGAATAGTGGCTACCTGCATTTTCCGGAGTTCGATCCGGTAATATTTTCCATTGGACCGGTCTCTCTCCACTGGTACGGCTTAATGTACCTGGTTGGTTTCGTCTTTGCGATGTGGCTGGCCACCCGTCGGGCCAATCGTCCGGGCAGCGGCTGGACGAAAAATGAAGTGGAAAACCTGCTCTACGCGGGCTTCCTCGGCGTATTCCTCGGCGGCCGTATCGGCTATGTGATGTTCTACAACCTGCCGGTCTTCCTTAGCGACCCGCTATATCTGTTCCGCGTCTGGGATGGCGGCATGTCGTTCCACGGCGGCCTGATCGGCGTGATTCTGGTGATGATTATCTTCGCCAAACGCACCAAACGCACCTTCTTCCAGGTCTCTGATTTCATCGCGCCGCTGATCCCGTTTGGCCTCGGCGCCGGGCGTCTGGGCAACTTTATCAACGGTGAACTGTGGGGCCGCGTTGACCCGAACTTCCATTACGCGATGATTTTCCCGGGCTCGCGCGCTGAGGACCTGGCGCTGCTGCCGTCGCACCCGGAGTGGCAATCATTATTCGATACCTACGGCGCGCTGCCGCGTCACGCCTCGCAGCTTTATGAGCTGGCGCTGGAAGGCGTGGTGCTGTTCCTGATCCTGAACCTGTTTATCCGTAAACCGCGCCCGACCGGTTCGGTTTCCGGCCTGTTCCTGATTGGCTACGGCCTGTTCCGCATTATCGTGGAATTCTTCCGTCAGCCGGACGCGCAGTTTACCGGCGGCTGGGTACAGTACATCAGTATGGGGCAGATTCTTTCGATCCCGATGGTGCTTGCGGGTATCATTATGATGGTTTGGGCTTATCGTCATCGTCCGCAGCAACAAAACTCTTGA